The following proteins are encoded in a genomic region of Anticarsia gemmatalis isolate Benzon Research Colony breed Stoneville strain chromosome 17, ilAntGemm2 primary, whole genome shotgun sequence:
- the LOC142980221 gene encoding uncharacterized protein LOC142980221, producing the protein MKLLFVVAVLVAVASADFIKPTPISEEQAQLQEIIAAIEHPATDPATAAALQQMLLEMLGVKPPSPVIIDDAVVDNVDFVDIFPVFDEVAPAPAASSSPLVQIIVNVNEAPDGLGPIVSPTPPEFL; encoded by the coding sequence ATGAAACTGTTGTTTGTCGTCGCTGTGTTGGTCGCCGTAGCTTCGGCTGACTTCATCAAGCCCACTCCCATCTCGGAGGAGCAGGCCCAGCTGCAGGAGATCATCGCCGCTATCGAGCACCCCGCGACCGAccccgccaccgccgccgccctCCAGCAGATGTTGCTCGAGATGCTCGGAGTGAAGCCCCCGTCGCCCGTCATCATCGACGACGCGGTCGTGGACAACGTGGACTTTGTCGATATCTTCCCGGTCTTCGACGAGGTCGCTCCTGCTCCCGCCGCCTCCAGCTCTCCTCTGGTCCAGATCATCGTTAACGTCAACGAGGCCCCCGATGGACTCGGTCCCATCGTCTCCCCTACACCTCCGGAATTCTTGTAA